TTGAATGAATAATGCATGATGATTAATCCCGCAAACAAGTTTCCTGTAAGCTCAGCAGTTTCCTCATAAATTCAGTTCCTCGTGAGCAAGGTCACAGTTTCTAACAACTTATCTGGCCACAATTACGCAGTAGGtttatatttgtatctgcaGCTTCAGAGTTTATCTGAATAGGAGTCATGGTTTTTTACTAAATATTATACAGATTGTTTGAAATGCaagatattattttctataaatatgaaataatatacatagAACCCCCAACCATGCAACAATCGCCCATATATTCGTTTATCCAAGAACAAAATAGGCTTTTCCCCCTCCTTAAAGTGTTGAGGCTTCAAAAGGAAATTGTCCTTAGTTTATACTATTCCCCATTTAATTGACAACCTGCGGGGCCTATAAATACCGCTAGTAAAGTAAACTAGCAATCAACGAGGACTCCCAACCGCTAATTGCTTGTTTACTGGGGGAGCAATTAAATTATGATCAATTTCCCAGACACGCAACGTGTCGCATTTAAATGGAATCGGACATTCACACTACCTACAGTCACTTTCTTTAATTCCGTGACTCATCTGCGGTGTGACCCCTGACCCCTGTGCGCAGCCCATAAATCTTTGTCCAAGGTCATCGCAGCTGCTCCCGCCCATCAATTTGTGTATTCTGTCCGCAAAATGAAAAGCTATTGTTCCAAGATGACTAAATTTTAAGGGGCCAACACATTATTATCGATTTTACAGCCACCGGAAGctagttatatatttttctagacTGGCTGAGGTGTTATCTTGCAAGATAAACCTTAAAGTCTCATGAGATAAGGCCAAAAGTCCCTCAGCTGCGCAGTTTAAAGTGTGGAAATCGTGCCGCCGCCGAGCTCTCGTGTGCATCTAAAAGGATTCCCAAGGATGCACGTACAGTAGGTGGCACGTAAAGTGCCATTTCACATTTCTGGTTTTAGCTGGCAGTTGTGGCGGGTGGCGTGGGGCGGTGGTCGGTAATGAGCACACGCAACGCTCTCCAGCTGCAAACATGTAACCAGAAATTACAGACCCGGGCACTAAAAGGCAACCGTAGTTAGTCAGCGGTCAATATTAAGGGTTATTTGCCTGCCAGTGATTGTCTAATTAAGGGGGCGTAATGCTAATCAAATACGAATAATGACCAAGAAGGGTAACGTGTATCTTTTGACTTATaaacaatacaaataaattgtaaaaactattaaccTATTTCTCCTACTTTCCAGGATGGGACCTGAGCTCCGTGGACGACATCGAATGCATTGGCATTACGCATGGTATTGTGGGCGTAATCTCGCTGCCCAACGTCTACGAGCCCCACTTGGTGGTGGTGAAGGAGGCCACGGCTGTGGGCGTCCTCTATCCACCCCACTTGGTGTACAAGATCAAGtccatttgcatactcagcgcCGAGGAGCCGGACACCGAGTTGTCCAACTGCACCAAGCACACCAAGTAAGCCCAATCGATAGCCCAATTGTAGTCACTAATAATTAATGAACCACTTCCAAATCAGAAGCAATCAGTCAACGCCCACGCATAGCGCCTCCatcgcaaacaacaacaatgccagCGCTTCGTCAGGAGGGGGTGGTGGATCCTCAAAAAGCACAAAACTCTTCGAGGGCATGAACAAGACCTGGGGCGCGGTGAAGAGTGCCGGGAACACCATCAAGAACACCACCCAGCAGGCGGCTAATCTGGCCACCAAGCAGGTCAAGTCCTCGGTGGGTATCCGAGAGCCCAAGCACATCGAACGTCGCATCACAGAGGAGCTCCACAAGATATTCGACGAGACGGACAGCTTCTACTTCAGCTTTGACTGCGATATAACCAACAATCTGCAGCGCCATGTGGCCAAGTTGGAGgagaaccagcagcagcagccggatGAGAGGTTCTTCTGGAACAAGCACATGATCAGGGACATACTGCAGATGAATGTGAGTAATCATTTTAATAAGAGATGAGATTCAATATTCAAACAACTATTTTGCAGGACAAGACATGGATATTGCCCATCATTCAGGGATTTGTGCAAGTGGAGCCCTGTGTCATTGGCAACGAGTGCTTTACCTTGGCCTTGGTCTCGCGAAGATCGCGCCATAGAGCTGGAACTCGGTACTAAAGCTAGACTTGTCTTTATTTTCACAGATTACAAGAATTTCTTAAATCTTTTACTACAGTTATAAGCGACGTGGCGTGGACGAGAAGGGTAACTGCGCCAACTATGTGGAGACGGAGCAAATACTCTCCTTCCGCCACCACCAGTTGTCCTTCACCCAGGTGCGTGGCTCCGTTCCGATCTACTGGAGCCAGCCGGGCTACAAGTACCGCCCCCCGCCACGTCTCGATCGTGGAGTGGCCGAAACCCAGCAGGCTTTCGAGCTGCACTTCACCAAGGAGCTTGAGATCTACGAGCGCGTTTGCATCGTCAATCTGGTGGAGCAGAGCGGGAAGGAGAAGCTTATTGGCGACACCTATGCCGATCACATAATCAAATACAACAACGAGCTGATTATTTACGTAACCTTCGATTTTCACGACTACTGGTAAGGAGTTTGGCGTACCAAAACCTCTTTCCCATCTAACACACGCTCTTACCACAGTCGTGGCATGCGCTTCGAGAACGTCTCAGCCCTGATAGATGCCGTGGGCCCTGAAGCGGGCGCCATGGGTTTCCACTGGCGAGATCAGCGTGGAATGATTTGCAACCAAAAGTCGGTGTTTCGGGTCAACTGCATGGACTGCCTGGATCGCACCAATGTGGTTCAAACGGCCATTGGCAAGGCTGTGCTTGAGTCGCAACTCGTTAAGTTGGGTCTGTCGCCACCCTACACTCCCATTCCGGAGCAGCTAAAGTCTCCGTTTATGGTTCTGTGGGCCAACAATGGGGACATCATCAGCAGACAGTATGCGGGCACCAATGCCTTGAAGGTAATAAGCCGAAGAACCTCTTAATGAATGGgactaataataaattttctttaatttataggGAGATTATACCAGAACTGGTGAACGGAAAATCAGCGGCATGATGAAGGACGGCATGAACTCGGCCAATCGGTTCGTTGAGTTATATATATCTTGTTTGTTTCATTACCATTACCATTATCTTAATTGACCTACTTATCCAATTTCGAATTAATCCCCAATTAAGCATTTTTGTGTGTCCCATTTGACTCAGCAGCCCGTTTTTGTAATCAATCAAGtcccaaaaacccaaaatacCCCAGATATCTCATCGTTTTTGGCTCACTTATATTCGTATATTTCTCTACTAATAATGCATGGCCTTCTTCCATTTGTAAACCCTCTAATCAAAGCTGGTCTAACACAAAATCAGttccattttttaaatactcttTATTCCGGATGCACTTGACCGTTGCCTAATTCCCTGCCGAACTTCTTCGTAGCTTTTTCATACAAAACTTTGCCGACTCGTTTCGCCAGTGCATCATCGATCTGATGCAGGGCCACTTGCTGACGGCAGATGAGCTGCACGAGGACGAGGTCCTGAACACCATCCTGCAGATCCTCACACCCGAGACACGGCCACCGATGCGTGGCTACTATAATCCCGGTGTGTTCGGGCCAGAGCTCCAGCTGCTCGAGTCCATCGTCACGACCAGGTGCGCAGTGCAAAGGCCGAGGCGATCCGCAGATGATGACAAAGTCAGACAGTTACTCTTTTTAGTTGCTCCGATTGTTGCCTACCCTTTGGTTCTTATTTTGCCCCAGGTACCCTCTTTTCATGCTCAAGTCTTATTTCCATCATTCGCACATCTGCTTATTTGAGAAGCGAACTCCGGGCTCGCCACTAACAAAGTCCCTCAACTTTCAGTTATTATTTGGCGCGCTTCAAGGACTCTTATCGCCAGGCCACCATTGACCTTATGCTGGGCAACCAGGTCTCCTCTGAGTCCCTCAGTGCTCTGGGCGGCCAGGCGGGAACGGATGAGAGCGATGCCACGGAGAATGCTGAACATGCCAAGTTGCTGGTGGAGGACTGCCGTCGTCTGCTGCTGGGATCCGCTCAGTATCCGGTCGGCGCTTGGGGACTCATCGATGCTGACCCCAGGTAAGTTGCCCAGGATCTGGGATATTCTTtctagttttaatttaaaacacaCTACTCTCCAGTTCCGGTGATGCCAACGAAACCGAGGTGGACTCCATACTGCTGCTGACCGACGACTGCTACATCGTGGCCGAGTACGACTCGCACCTGGATAAGATTGTCCGCTTCGAGAAGGTGCAACTGCCGCAGGTGCGCCTCATCGAACTGGGCATGTACCAGCAGACCAAGATGTTCCAGGGCCCAGCCACCGCGCATCTCTGTCTGCGCCTCAACTACAGGGTCGAGGATCAGGAGGGCTACTTCCACATGTTCCGCTCGGCCAACTTGCGCTTCTTCAACAACATGGCCTACGTGATCAAGACGCAGGAGGAGCTGGCCGAGTCTCTGACCTCCATTGTGGAGATGTTCCGCATTGCCCTGGACAATGCTGGGAATACTGACGTCCGATACGTGACTGGCGGGGTGCTGCAGCGCAGGAAGAGCAAGGTGCCGCTGCTGGATGTGCCCAAGGGCATGCCGCGCAACCTCTCCGAATCTCAGTTGGTGCAGTTCAGCTCCAAGGCCCTGTCGAATGTGGCGGGCCAGTTCTCGAAGCTGGGCCAGACCTTCAAGAAGCCAAGCTCGAGTTccacccagcagcagcagcagcaggcacatCCCAGCAACCTGGCAGCCACCATAAATCCGCAAGTGATGCGTCAGACTGGTGGCAGCGAAATCGGGATCGATGCTGGCCAGGAGGCGGAAAAGGCCGTCTTCACGCTGGGCCACAAGCAACGCAACTCGAATAGCGCCAGCAGCTCCGACACCGACGAGCACGACAACAGCTTGTACGAGCCCGAGGTGGACTCCGATGTGGAAATAGCGCTGGACAACAAGTCGAACTACAACGAGAACGCCTTCCTGCCGTCGGTGGGCATTGTCATGGGCAgccagaaggaggagcagtCGCCCAGCTCCTCGGACGAGATACGGCAGTTGGAGCAAAAGGACAGCATGTGCAAGACGGCCGAGGATGTGCTAACGATTTCCATTACCTCAGTGACGGATCACGTGGGTCTGCCGACGGGTCTGTTGGAAAATGCACCGACCCTGCGGCCGATCACGCCCAATCCCCAGATCTGCGTGCAGGCTCAGGAGGCCTACGAGGCtgaggaggaagagggagtCAAGTCCCTGTCCAGGTCGGTATTCTACAAGTGATCTTTGGTTGTAGATAATCCGTATTTTCTACGATTTAAGCTTTGTTTTCTCAGTCTTATTCGTTCTTATTAGCCGATCTATTTGTTTGTAGAGTTTGTAAATGTGTTTTAACCCTTTCGCGGTGAAAGAAAGTATTATTACGCTTCAGTTATCCCTTATGTGTGTTCTCAACTTTACGAAATACCTAAGATTAGCATGTATTACTGTACAAATAACGAGAAATACCTGTGCCTGCTATACACACCACATACACTCGGCCTGTTTTTGGCTCAAAATAAATCCATTAAGTAGAAATCTCTGGCCGTGTTTTTGAATCTTAATGCGTTTTCAGTGGCCTGGGCGCTGATCTCAGCCTGCCTTTGGGCCTGCCCACCCAGCCGGAGGCCAATAAGCTGAAGCAGCTCACCAGTCCGCTCTCCAAGCTGGCCAAGAACATTGGCCTCAACCTGGACCCGCGCAAGATAGCCACCAAGGTGAGCTTTGAGAGTAAAATATGATGTATTTTAATGCTAATATCTACTTATACTTATTTTCAGACCGGAGTCCTCTCCCCCACCAGTCTCTCCGGCGAAAATACCCCGCCCGAGCGCGGTCCCAGTTCCCGGGATCACCTGCTGGAACTGTGGGAGGCGGAAAAGTGCAAGACCAAGTTGATAGCCCTATAAGCAATACTCCTTAACacttattataaaaattagcgcaagtgatatatttatttattaccaaAATGGGAACGAAGCTGAACAAACACTTCCATTAATGTCACATtaggaaaaacaaaaccaaaatatatacaaaatggTATTAGAGGTTCTTACAATGTAGATGTTATATACGCCGTATTTTGTGATTGTTATAGCACCGAGTTTTAGGGAGTTGAAACATTATTGTGTAACTTGAAAgtagttgtatatttattcaGCCTTTTGCTATATCCCAGTGGATCAAAACAAGAGTATCTATAGTTTGAGATtgaaaaacgaagaaaaaacTAGCCTTTGCGAGCCTTTGATGATATCTTTGGGGATAAAAttggaatatatttatagaaaaatagtGGAAAACGGGCATAcaaattaaggaaaaaatataaaaactagaaaagaagctaactttgggacgccgaagtttgtataccctttcagttttaaagtgtgtatttttttaacaatgcAAACCAATTTTTCCTTCCAACATGGCTAGAAAAacgcgcctgttaatgctgatcagaaatatttatgatttatagaTTCAGAATGGACTGCTTCAAGGCCTTTCAAACTGCAGACTAAAATTACAATGCCCTGCAAGGTTATACAAACCGAAAATACATGCATTTCAATAGCTTTTTGTTCCCTAAACGCTTACTTCTGAATCGATTTCCGCAGATTTATGAGGACTCCCGTTAACGCTCGCTCGTTATATTCAACTTTAGTCATTTGGTCCACTGGGATAATTGGGCTCACAGTGAAGCTTCAGCAAGTATTGATATTCAGTAGAGTTAAATTCGGCACTTTGCTTATGAAAGAAACTAATTATACGTACATCGGGCTGGCGAACTGCAGCATCCACAACAACACAAGACTTGGACACATGCCACAttcaaacaaaacaaaagaaactaaaaaaatatatcgtaACCAGTCATATTTGGCAAACGAATAACGGATGGATACTCTTATCGCTTTCGGAAATGTCAACGAATATTAGGTGGATTGAGTCTATACACAAACATTTTAGCTTGGGGAATCGTTGTATGCCCTCCGTAGTGTGTTTGTAAATAGCGGAATATTTAATGAGTAAACAATACAATTAACTAGAACTATGTATGCGCCACcgattatatgaaatataatatatataaatgtgtttaaatgcttaaaatgtGATTTGTATCAAGTAACTACTGCGGACTGCATCCAATAATTTGTGAAGCATCCCATCAAAGCCCAACATGTCAGTGTCAAGTGGTGTCCCGTTGCTAGATGCGGCCTGTTTACATAAGCGATAAACGAGGAAGCAAAAAATGGCAGACCAACCACCAACCCTGTGCCAAGTGGAAAtcaaaaatccattaaaacACCACGGAAACGGACCCGGGGCCCTGTAATGCTGTCAATCAGCTTACACATACACAAGTGTCTCTATATTGATATTGGACTTTATTTATGCGAACTTTGGACCAACCAACGGAACTCCTGAACTTTCGACCAGCCAGCTGATAAGGGCCACACGACGATGGTCCTGTCCCGgaccctgctcctgctcctcgtccAGGCTTCCAATATCATGCTAATGTGTACGCACAGTTGCATCAATTGTTTTTCAATCAAAGTGCCATCAATCTTATTGGCTGTTTGTTTAATTAACGTACGCATTGTCTACCTATGGGAACGGAGAGGGGTTGAGGCGGGGCAGGACCTAGTGTGGGAGTGGGAGGATACGTAAGGATATTTCATGCCAATCCATTTGACCCCCGAGTCACGCCTGATTGCCACGCACCAAGGATGCACTGCCTCCCTCTCGAATATCCCTGGCATTTTTCTTTCGCATTTCACTTCTTAACTTTGTCCATGTCTTTTGCGTCCATTAAGTGTGTCTGTGCTAAGACTTGGAAATTGTCTTTTGAATGTTTCAATTACACGCCTTCTTAAGCACAGCTTCCCTTTCAAATTGAACCAACGCCACCAGACTCCCATCGTCCTTCGCCCTTCGTCCCCTCGTCCGGCTTCCATGGTCGGATGGGCGGACTTCAGACGGACGGAGACTGATCTGGGTTGGCTTTTCCATTCCCATCCTCCGGTATTCGTTTCGGTTTGCTTCGGTTTTTATGCGCCAATAAAGTGAAATGCAGAGATAGTCGGAGGATTTACTGCCTTCGGAGTAGGCAACatggtatatgtatatggtgTGCATGTGTGGTCCCTGCTAGCTCTCATCCCCCGGCCAATTTCGTTAAACACTTTTGCCTTAAACCATTAATTTCCTATATGTTCGACTTGTACGTGCTGCCGGCACTCCCGGCAGCCATCCCGAAGCCCCATGGAAAGTTAATTTTATTGCTAAAAGCGGGTTAAGTGCTCGGTGCACAGCTGAGTGCCTCTATTCTGTGGCCCGGTTGCTGTTGGGTGCTCCCTGATAGAAATCAAATTTGCTTTATGGTATGTATGCTAATTTGGTGTCTGGCTGGTGTCCGCCCAGTGCGATTCGGGGCCAGACTCTGGTCGATGGCTTGGATCCACGCTGCACTTGATGGGCTTTTAATTTCGGGTTGAGCCTGACGGCGAGATAGGAActtattatattattcattTGGAAGTTACTGCGGACAAAATGAATGACAAAGATTTCCAATAGAAGTTCTGTACTCTacattttaagttaaaaaaaataataaaagcccGCAGATATCCTAGAAACCGAACACACTTTAGTGacaccttaaaaaaatttatgtgGGAGTACTCCACCGGACGATTTGGGCACGCTTTTGGACACTTTCCGTATGTTATGGAATTTTGCTTTGTCCATTGTCATTTTACCTAACTCTATGACAGCTCAAAAATATTGACATTTCAATCATTACTTATACTTTAAAAAGCATATCCTAACTTTACATTTTGGAGAGTTTTCTCCCTCCATAAAAATGGCTCGCGCTTGCCAGTGCCTTAAACCTCACTTGCCGGAGATAAACTTCCATGACTGGATCATCAGCTGCGAGAAGTCGCACATCCTGCATAGCGTCTGTAAGCTGGGAAATGACCAGAACTGCTCCAGGCAGGACCCCAACCGCTGTGATCTCTGCCTATATCGACTCACGCTGGAGCTGCCCCGCCTGCCCGACATGGTTTTCTTCAAGAACAAGTTGGTTTTGCAACACAAGGATGGCGCCCTGATCGAATTTAAGCCCATGGACTCACTGGCCGTGGTCTCCAACGGGAAGCAGCCGCTGGAGATGGCCAGTGCCCATCTCGAGCAGTCTGTGGAGGAGAAGTTCAAGCCCTTTGATTGGACTTTTACTTCCACCTATCAGGGCTCCATGAACAAAAAGGTGCGCGTTGAGAGCACAGATCAGGCACTCGAGAAGTTCAAACTCATGCAGCGCGAACCCATAGTCTTCCACCACGATATCACCCTGTTCGAGGATGAACTGAATGACCGCGGCATATCCAAGATGAGTGTGCGCATCCGCGTTATGCCCTCTGGATTCTTCATACTGCTGCGCCACTTCCTTCGAGTGGATCGGGAACTCATCTGCTTGCATGATACTCGATTCCACCACCAAGTAGGGAATGACTTTATCCTGAAGGAGTACAGTCATAGAGAGGCGCACTGCTCTGAGCTTCAGAGCTCTGTGGCCTTTTGGACCAAGCCGGATGAGATGCAGGAGTACCTGCCTTTGAAGTCTAAGGAGTTATACAAGTTATACTTTTAGtagtttttttctatttatatttgtttgctATTATACAGAtgcatttgtttaattataattaaatattcaaacaTTCGCGATATTTCTACCGGCAAATAACActtcaaattattatttttcaaaaatatattcaaagcttatttgaaattcaaaATGTGAGTAGTGAAAATATTGATgataactatttttatttgaaaaaaagtCTAGcaaatctttatatatattttactaaaaCAAAACCCCACATATTTTTACGTCAAATATCAGAGCCTTTGAATTTCAACAAACCAGAAAGTTCAGTACACATTGGTACTCCCAACGATACAAAGCTGTGAACTGTTGGTCTTAGAAAAGTGAGAATTccaaaattaaactaaattgcGGTGtttgtttcattaatttattgttGTGCTGGAAGCTAATCCCCCGTACTTAATAGCTGCGTGGTCATGTCTTCTCCAAGTTCAAGAAAAATGAGGGACCCTTTCAACGAGTATTGCTTGCCACCGTTGAATGGTATCGTCCGGGCCCCGATAATTCCGCCATCGAATCGTCCTGGTCGGAGGACCAACGTGCTGGATGAAATAAAGATCGTGGTTAATGCGCTCGTGCGGAACCCCTGCTCTCTACACTTCCGGAAACCCTTGGGCACCAACCCCATGGACTTGCCCAACTATCACATGCTGATCAAGCGGCCGATGGACTTGAGTACGATCCTGCGGCGCCTGAACAACAACTATTATTGGCAGGGGAAGGAGGCCATCGAGGACATCAAGTTAATTTTCGAAAACTGCAGGCAGTTCCACCAAGAGGGATCCAAGATCTACGAGGCGGGCGAGGAGTTGAAGAGCGTCTTCTATAGATACGTGTCCTCCATCGATATGACCAGGGAGAAGGAGGTGAAGGTGAATGCTAGAGGAAGGCGTCCTATCTTCCGCCGTCGCCGAGCCTACCGCAGTGCATCGTGCCCCCCGGCTTAATCTTCCCTTCCTGATCTCCGACCTATACTATATAATCCTCAGTAGCTACCAttggaatattttttgaaaagctggtttttaaatttctaagAGGTTTTTTGGACTTTCGAGTAGAAGCACTGTTCACCCACTTAAATTTTGGGGagaatttaaatcatttttgtaAGATCTTATGATAGACATAAAACTGGGAACCAAATATACAGTTGTTACCACACGACAGCAGATTTTACCCCTAATTATAATGGCCTCTAATGGCTCCTTGACTCAAATTAATTGCTATGGTGGCACCTTGAACATCGGCGAGCTGTTAAGCCGATTAAAATAAACGCTTGCCATTTTCACaccgaaatatatttatatgtatatacaaaatttatggAGCTGCCGGAATGGTAATGCGAATAAATCAATCGAAATAGCCGCAAAATCAAATgatgcataaataaaatccaaagCCACTCGGTGTTCCAAACAATATTTGCAGATGCGAATCACCTCGAGGTCAGAGAGTGCACGCATATGCCCGGTGTCCGGGGTGTCCGGGGGTAATATGACCTATGACCAGCCAGCAACCGCCATGACACTtgaaagcaaattaaatagaaaattgAGTTTTTGCGAAAGTCATCCCAGAAATGGTTGTGAAATTTTATacataattgaatttttggtcaagcagcagcagcagcacacgTAGCACACACACCGAAAATCTCTGCATACAATTACCTAAAACCCGGACTACACATGGACAGCTGAGGTCAGAGGTCAGCGGGCGAGGCGGGGCGAGGCGGGGCGGGGCGGGGCGTGGCGTGGCCTGTGGCTATTGCACCACACGCCAAAC
Above is a genomic segment from Drosophila kikkawai strain 14028-0561.14 chromosome 3R, DkikHiC1v2, whole genome shotgun sequence containing:
- the LOC108084093 gene encoding TIP41-like protein; its protein translation is MARACQCLKPHLPEINFHDWIISCEKSHILHSVCKLGNDQNCSRQDPNRCDLCLYRLTLELPRLPDMVFFKNKLVLQHKDGALIEFKPMDSLAVVSNGKQPLEMASAHLEQSVEEKFKPFDWTFTSTYQGSMNKKVRVESTDQALEKFKLMQREPIVFHHDITLFEDELNDRGISKMSVRIRVMPSGFFILLRHFLRVDRELICLHDTRFHHQVGNDFILKEYSHREAHCSELQSSVAFWTKPDEMQEYLPLKSKELYKLYF